In Streptomyces sp. NBC_01707, a genomic segment contains:
- the frc gene encoding formyl-CoA transferase, translating into MTKALEGVRVLDMTHVQSGPSATQLLAWLGADVVKLEAPSGDITRKQLRDLPDVDSLYFTMLNCNKRSITLNTKSERGKEILTELIRRSDVMVENFGPGAVDRMGFTWERIQEINPRIVYASIKGFGEGPYTNFKAYEVVAQAMGGSMSTTGFEDGPPLATGAQIGDSGTGIHAVAGILAALFQRENTGRGQRVNVAMQHAVLNLCRVKLRDQQRLEHGPLAEYPNEDFGDEVPRSGNASGGGQPGWAVKCAPGGPNDYVYVIVQPVGWQPLASLIGRPELVDDPEWATPEARLPKLDKMFQLIEEWSATLPKWEVLERLNAHNIPCGPILSTQEIIADESLVTNEMVVQVEHPERGTFTTVGSPLKLSDSPVDVVTSPLLGEHNEEVYVGELGLGDEELRLLKTNGVI; encoded by the coding sequence ATGACCAAAGCTCTTGAGGGCGTGCGCGTCCTCGACATGACACACGTACAGTCCGGACCCTCCGCCACCCAGCTGCTCGCCTGGCTCGGCGCCGACGTGGTGAAACTCGAGGCGCCGAGCGGCGACATCACCCGCAAACAGCTGCGCGATCTGCCCGATGTCGACTCCCTCTATTTCACGATGCTCAACTGCAACAAGCGGAGCATCACCCTCAACACGAAGAGCGAGCGCGGCAAGGAGATCCTCACCGAACTGATCCGCCGCTCGGATGTGATGGTGGAGAACTTCGGGCCCGGCGCCGTCGACCGGATGGGGTTCACCTGGGAGCGGATCCAGGAGATCAACCCGCGGATCGTGTACGCCTCGATCAAGGGATTCGGTGAGGGTCCGTACACCAATTTCAAGGCGTACGAGGTCGTCGCCCAGGCCATGGGCGGCTCGATGTCCACCACCGGCTTCGAGGACGGTCCGCCGCTCGCGACCGGCGCGCAGATCGGCGACTCCGGAACCGGCATCCACGCGGTCGCGGGCATTCTGGCCGCGCTGTTCCAGCGGGAGAACACCGGGCGCGGTCAGCGCGTCAACGTCGCCATGCAGCATGCGGTGCTCAACCTGTGCCGGGTGAAACTCCGTGACCAGCAGAGGCTGGAACACGGTCCGTTGGCGGAGTATCCGAACGAGGACTTCGGCGACGAGGTGCCGCGCAGTGGCAACGCGAGCGGCGGCGGGCAGCCCGGATGGGCGGTGAAGTGCGCGCCCGGCGGGCCCAACGACTACGTGTACGTGATCGTGCAGCCGGTCGGCTGGCAGCCGCTCGCCTCGCTCATCGGGCGTCCGGAGCTGGTGGACGATCCCGAGTGGGCGACGCCCGAGGCCCGCCTGCCCAAGCTCGACAAGATGTTCCAGCTCATCGAGGAGTGGTCCGCGACGCTCCCCAAGTGGGAGGTGCTGGAGCGGCTGAACGCGCACAACATCCCGTGCGGCCCGATCCTCTCCACCCAGGAGATCATCGCGGACGAGTCCCTGGTCACCAACGAGATGGTCGTCCAGGTGGAGCACCCGGAGCGCGGCACGTTCACCACCGTCGGCTCCCCCCTGAAGCTGTCCGACTCCCCGGTGGATGTCGTGACTTCGCCGTTGCTCGGCGAGCACAACGAAGAGGTGTACGTCGGCGAGCTGGGCCTCGGCGACGAGGAACTGCGGCTGCTGAAGACGAACGGAGTCATCTGA
- a CDS encoding acetate--CoA ligase family protein, translating to MVESQDRETVRALLDSVRAAGRSALTAPEGKIVADAYGIAVPGEELARDVDEAVNFANGLGGPVVLKIVSPDVLHKTDAGGVVVGVEGSAEVRAAFHRIIENVRAYAPDARIEGVQVQQLVPPGQEVIVGAVTDPTFGKVVAFGLGGVLVEVLKDITFRLAPVSADESLSMLDSIGAAEILRGVRGAAPVDRQALAEQIRRVSQLVTDFPEIAEVDLNPVIAAPDGAIAADIRILLSTETVKPRRTYPREEILASMRRLMEPRSVAVIGASNEEGKIGNSVMRNLIDGGFSGEIHPVNPRADDILGRKAYKSVTDVPGDVDVAVFAIPARFVASALEEVGRKGIPNAVLIPSGFAETGEQALQDEIVAIGERYGVRLLGPNIYGYYSTWQDLCATFCTPYDVKGGVALTSQSGGIGMAILGFARSTKTGVSAIVGLGNKSDIDEDDLLTWFGEDPNTQCIAMHLEDLKDGRAFVEAARATVPKKPIVVLKAGRTSAGAKAAGSHTGALAGDDAVYDDILRQAGVIRAPGLNDMLEYARALPVLPTPKGDNVVIITGAGGSGVLLSDAIVDNGLSLMEIPPDLDAAFKAFIPPFGAAGNPIDITGGEPPSTYEATIRLGMEDPRIHALVLGYWHTIVTPPMVFAELTARVIAEFRERGIEKPVVASLAGDTEVEEACQYLFEHGVVAYPYTTEQPVAVLGAKYRWARAAGLLDGDR from the coding sequence ATGGTGGAATCACAGGACCGCGAGACCGTACGGGCGTTGCTCGACTCCGTCCGGGCCGCCGGACGCAGTGCGCTCACCGCGCCCGAGGGCAAGATCGTCGCCGATGCGTACGGGATCGCCGTGCCGGGTGAGGAGTTGGCACGGGACGTCGATGAGGCGGTGAACTTCGCGAACGGGCTCGGCGGGCCGGTCGTACTGAAGATCGTCTCCCCCGATGTGCTGCACAAGACGGATGCCGGCGGTGTCGTCGTCGGGGTGGAGGGCAGCGCCGAGGTGCGCGCCGCGTTCCATCGCATCATCGAGAACGTGCGGGCGTACGCGCCCGACGCGCGGATCGAGGGTGTTCAGGTGCAGCAGTTGGTGCCGCCCGGCCAGGAGGTCATCGTCGGCGCGGTCACCGACCCGACGTTCGGGAAGGTCGTGGCCTTCGGGCTCGGCGGTGTGCTGGTGGAGGTCCTCAAGGACATCACCTTCCGCCTGGCCCCGGTCAGCGCGGACGAGTCGCTGTCGATGCTCGACTCGATCGGCGCCGCCGAGATCCTGCGCGGTGTTCGGGGTGCGGCACCGGTGGACCGCCAGGCCCTGGCGGAGCAGATCCGGCGGGTCTCCCAACTCGTCACGGACTTCCCGGAGATCGCGGAGGTCGACCTCAATCCGGTCATCGCCGCGCCGGACGGTGCGATCGCGGCCGACATCCGGATCCTGCTGTCGACGGAGACGGTCAAGCCCCGGCGTACCTACCCGCGCGAGGAGATCCTCGCTTCGATGCGCCGGCTGATGGAGCCGCGCTCGGTCGCCGTGATCGGCGCCTCCAACGAGGAGGGCAAGATCGGCAATTCGGTGATGCGCAACCTCATCGACGGCGGCTTCTCCGGGGAGATCCACCCGGTGAACCCCCGGGCTGATGACATTTTGGGCCGCAAGGCATACAAGAGCGTCACGGACGTACCCGGTGATGTGGATGTGGCGGTCTTCGCGATCCCCGCCAGGTTCGTGGCATCGGCGCTGGAAGAGGTGGGGCGCAAGGGGATACCCAATGCGGTCCTCATCCCTTCCGGATTCGCCGAGACCGGTGAACAGGCCCTGCAGGACGAGATCGTGGCGATCGGCGAACGGTACGGCGTACGGCTGCTCGGGCCGAACATCTACGGCTACTACTCGACGTGGCAGGACCTCTGCGCCACCTTCTGCACCCCGTACGACGTGAAGGGCGGGGTGGCCCTGACCTCGCAGTCCGGTGGTATCGGCATGGCGATCCTCGGCTTCGCCCGTTCGACGAAGACCGGTGTGTCGGCGATCGTCGGGCTCGGCAACAAGTCCGACATCGACGAGGACGACCTGCTGACCTGGTTCGGCGAGGACCCGAACACCCAGTGCATCGCGATGCACCTGGAGGACCTCAAGGACGGGCGCGCGTTCGTCGAGGCCGCGCGCGCGACCGTGCCGAAGAAGCCGATCGTGGTGCTGAAGGCAGGCCGTACCAGCGCCGGCGCGAAGGCAGCGGGTTCGCACACCGGGGCACTCGCCGGCGACGACGCCGTGTACGACGACATCCTGCGCCAGGCGGGGGTGATCAGGGCGCCGGGGCTGAACGACATGCTGGAGTACGCGCGGGCGTTGCCCGTGCTGCCGACGCCCAAGGGCGACAACGTGGTCATCATCACGGGGGCGGGCGGCTCGGGCGTTCTGCTGTCGGACGCGATCGTCGACAACGGGCTCTCCCTCATGGAGATTCCGCCGGATCTGGACGCGGCGTTCAAGGCGTTCATTCCGCCGTTCGGTGCGGCCGGCAACCCGATCGACATCACGGGCGGCGAGCCGCCGTCCACGTACGAGGCGACGATCCGCCTCGGTATGGAGGACCCCCGCATCCATGCGCTGGTCCTCGGCTACTGGCACACGATCGTCACTCCCCCGATGGTCTTCGCCGAGCTGACCGCGCGGGTGATCGCGGAATTCCGCGAGCGCGGGATCGAGAAGCCCGTGGTGGCGTCGCTGGCCGGCGACACGGAGGTGGAGGAGGCGTGCCAGTACCTCTTCGAGCACGGTGTCGTGGCGTACCCGTACACGACGGAGCAGCCGGTGGCCGTACTGGGCGCCAAGTACCGATGGGCCCGTGCTGCCGGGCTGTTGGACGGTGATCGATGA